A section of the Neisseria dumasiana genome encodes:
- a CDS encoding TatD family hydrolase, whose amino-acid sequence MHLIDSHCHLNFDGLAGRLPEVFANMAEKEVRQALAISVSRQTFSEVLAIAEAHEHIYATVGIHPDEKDTPEFTVAELVEHAKHPKVVGIGETGLDYHWCQGDLGWQYQRFADHIEAANQSGLPLVIHTRDAAADTMRMLREHQAHAGVIHCFTENVEVAKAALDLGFYISFSGIVTFKNAADIQEAAKYVPQDRILVETDAPFLAPVPKRGKPNEPAYVRYTAEFVAKLRGDSVEHIAEITTENFYRLFNKVPKLV is encoded by the coding sequence ATGCATTTAATCGATTCACACTGCCATCTGAATTTCGACGGCCTCGCCGGCCGTTTGCCCGAAGTGTTTGCCAATATGGCCGAAAAAGAAGTTAGGCAGGCGTTGGCCATCAGCGTGAGCAGGCAGACTTTTTCCGAAGTATTGGCGATTGCCGAGGCGCACGAACATATTTATGCCACAGTGGGCATTCATCCCGATGAAAAAGACACGCCCGAATTTACCGTGGCCGAGTTGGTGGAACATGCCAAGCACCCTAAAGTGGTGGGCATCGGCGAAACAGGCTTGGATTACCACTGGTGCCAAGGCGATTTGGGCTGGCAGTACCAACGTTTTGCCGACCATATCGAGGCGGCCAACCAAAGCGGTTTGCCGTTGGTTATCCACACCCGCGATGCGGCGGCGGATACCATGCGCATGCTGCGCGAACATCAAGCCCATGCCGGGGTAATCCATTGTTTTACCGAAAATGTAGAAGTGGCTAAAGCCGCGCTGGATTTGGGCTTTTATATTTCATTTTCCGGTATCGTTACCTTTAAAAACGCTGCGGATATCCAAGAAGCCGCCAAGTATGTGCCGCAAGACCGTATTTTGGTGGAAACCGACGCGCCGTTTCTCGCCCCCGTGCCTAAACGCGGCAAGCCCAACGAGCCGGCTTATGTGCGCTATACTGCCGAATTCGTAGCGAAACTGCGCGGCGATTCGGTGGAGCATATCGCTGAAATCACTACCGAAAACTTCTACCGGCTGTTTAACAAAGTGCCCAAGTTGGTGTGA
- the hflX gene encoding GTPase HflX, whose amino-acid sequence MLAGVMLSADYSGANEWREQAFQTALAEAADLVRAAGGDLVCTETAKRDKAHTALFVGTGKAEELAELVRQHDIELVVFNHELTPTQERNLERVLQCRVLDRVGLILAIFAKRAQSQEGKLQVELAQLNHLSGRLVRGYGHMQSQKGGIGLKGPGETQLETDRRLINQKITALKRQLQNVQKQRATRRKSRMQGSIKTFALVGYTNAGKSSLFNRLTKADVLAKDQLFATLDTTARRLYLSPEATVILTDTVGFVRDLPHKLVSAFSATLEETALADVLLHVVDASHPDFERQMDDVNTVLEEIGAHEVPQLIVYNKIDLLPDNKRPAGILRDTQGRAVAVNISVTESLGLDALREAMIERARD is encoded by the coding sequence ATGCTGGCGGGGGTGATGCTGAGTGCGGACTATTCCGGTGCCAACGAATGGCGCGAACAGGCTTTTCAGACGGCCTTGGCCGAAGCGGCAGACTTGGTGCGCGCGGCGGGCGGCGATTTGGTGTGTACCGAAACCGCCAAGCGCGACAAAGCCCATACCGCGCTGTTTGTCGGCACGGGCAAGGCCGAAGAGTTAGCCGAATTGGTGCGGCAGCACGATATCGAATTAGTGGTGTTCAACCACGAACTGACACCGACGCAGGAGCGCAATTTGGAGCGCGTTTTGCAGTGCCGCGTGCTCGACCGCGTGGGGCTGATTCTGGCGATTTTCGCCAAACGCGCACAATCGCAAGAAGGTAAACTGCAAGTGGAGTTGGCGCAGCTTAATCACTTAAGCGGGCGGCTGGTGCGAGGTTACGGACACATGCAAAGCCAGAAAGGCGGTATCGGTTTGAAAGGCCCGGGCGAAACCCAGCTCGAAACCGACCGCCGCTTAATCAACCAAAAAATCACCGCCTTGAAAAGGCAACTGCAAAACGTGCAGAAACAGCGTGCCACCCGCCGCAAATCGCGGATGCAGGGCAGCATCAAAACCTTTGCGTTGGTGGGCTATACCAATGCGGGAAAATCCAGCCTGTTCAACCGTTTAACCAAAGCCGACGTGTTGGCGAAAGACCAACTGTTCGCCACGCTCGACACCACCGCCCGCCGCCTGTATCTGTCGCCCGAAGCCACGGTTATCCTAACCGACACCGTCGGCTTCGTGCGCGATTTGCCGCACAAGCTGGTGTCGGCATTTTCGGCCACTTTGGAAGAAACCGCGTTGGCCGACGTGCTGCTGCATGTGGTTGATGCCAGCCATCCCGATTTCGAGCGGCAGATGGACGATGTAAACACTGTGCTGGAAGAAATCGGCGCACATGAAGTGCCGCAACTGATCGTGTACAACAAAATCGACCTGCTGCCCGACAACAAACGCCCCGCCGGTATTCTGCGCGATACGCAGGGCAGGGCGGTGGCGGTGAATATTTCCGTTACCGAAAGTTTGGGCTTGGATGCCTTGCGCGAAGCGATGATTGAGCGGGCGCGAGATTAA
- a CDS encoding type II toxin-antitoxin system HicA family toxin, with protein sequence MKKKHQRTFALIFNRPVSGSIKWGDIEALFTELGAEIQEREGSRVAVILFGQVKVFHRPHPSPDTDKGAVASVRKWLEENGVKP encoded by the coding sequence ATGAAAAAGAAACACCAAAGAACGTTTGCTTTAATATTCAACCGCCCTGTATCCGGCAGCATTAAATGGGGGGATATTGAAGCCCTGTTTACCGAATTGGGCGCGGAAATACAAGAAAGGGAAGGTAGTCGTGTGGCCGTAATTCTTTTCGGGCAAGTGAAAGTGTTTCATAGGCCGCATCCAAGCCCTGATACGGATAAAGGCGCGGTTGCGAGCGTGCGCAAATGGTTGGAAGAAAACGGAGTAAAGCCATGA
- a CDS encoding Fic family protein yields MKISTPPKFALLQQEYVQHLTEKMTQTAELINSAQNNPNMDISDFLPEIKDYSEFSVTDESGKYLHWDKFRWIHKEDTRMKWRAVKESRRKIQKPIDFPFEHQFWFCIPDSLQARLHLIDKSCGSNIGTSSLGGFGRSEQNRFLLKSLIMEEAITSAQLEGAATTRKVAKDMLKSQRKPKTKDEIMIVNNYHLMKKAVELKHTPLSIEIILDLHRIATSNAIENRAEPGQFRQDDEIFIADTDGNSLYQPPPYGQVYTLMEAVCTFANNTYDGAENPFIHPVVQAIILHFLIGYIHPFGDGNGRTARALFYWFMLKNGYWLFEYISISRLLKNAPAQYAKSYLYAETDDLDLTYFIYYQCDIIKRAVVDLENYISDKQKHQQQFKAAIAKYTEKIGKLNQRQIGILQKAVEESGKIFTAQEIANQYGVSLNTARSDLSKLGEYRFLVPFKSGNALEYVAPQDLLERLGSGN; encoded by the coding sequence ATGAAAATTTCCACCCCTCCAAAGTTTGCCCTGTTGCAACAAGAATATGTGCAGCATCTCACCGAAAAAATGACGCAAACCGCCGAGCTGATCAACTCTGCCCAGAACAACCCCAATATGGATATTTCTGATTTTCTTCCTGAAATCAAGGATTATTCCGAATTTTCCGTGACCGATGAGAGCGGAAAATATTTACATTGGGATAAATTCCGTTGGATACACAAGGAAGATACACGGATGAAGTGGAGGGCAGTGAAAGAAAGCCGCAGGAAAATCCAAAAACCGATTGATTTTCCGTTTGAACATCAGTTTTGGTTTTGCATTCCCGATTCCTTGCAGGCACGGCTTCATTTGATTGATAAAAGCTGCGGTAGCAATATTGGCACGTCCAGCTTGGGCGGTTTCGGCAGAAGCGAACAAAACAGATTCCTGCTCAAATCTCTGATTATGGAAGAAGCGATCACATCAGCCCAACTGGAAGGAGCAGCTACCACGCGCAAAGTGGCTAAGGATATGCTCAAATCACAGCGCAAACCCAAAACCAAAGACGAAATCATGATAGTGAACAACTATCACTTGATGAAAAAAGCGGTGGAGTTGAAACATACGCCGTTAAGTATTGAAATAATTTTAGATTTGCACCGTATTGCCACTAGCAACGCCATTGAAAACCGTGCTGAACCCGGACAATTCAGACAGGATGACGAAATCTTTATTGCCGATACCGATGGCAATAGCCTGTATCAACCGCCGCCGTACGGTCAGGTTTATACACTGATGGAGGCAGTATGTACGTTTGCCAACAATACCTATGACGGCGCGGAAAATCCGTTTATCCATCCGGTCGTTCAAGCCATCATCCTACATTTTCTTATCGGCTATATTCACCCGTTCGGCGATGGCAACGGGCGGACGGCGCGGGCTTTGTTTTATTGGTTTATGCTCAAAAACGGCTATTGGCTGTTTGAATACATTTCCATCAGCCGCCTGCTGAAAAACGCGCCCGCACAATATGCTAAATCCTATCTGTATGCGGAAACCGATGATTTGGATTTAACCTATTTCATCTACTACCAATGCGATATTATCAAACGGGCAGTCGTCGATTTGGAAAACTACATTTCCGACAAACAAAAACACCAGCAGCAATTTAAAGCAGCGATTGCCAAATATACCGAAAAGATAGGAAAGCTGAATCAGCGGCAAATCGGTATCCTGCAAAAAGCAGTGGAAGAAAGCGGGAAAATATTTACTGCACAAGAAATTGCAAACCAATACGGAGTTTCTCTGAACACCGCACGCAGCGATTTAAGCAAACTGGGGGAATATAGGTTCCTAGTGCCCTTCAAATCGGGAAATGCTTTGGAATATGTCGCTCCGCAGGATTTATTGGAAAGACTGGGGAGTGGAAACTAA
- a CDS encoding IS1595 family transposase — protein MKITHCKLKKSLQRKLLEYFVLEVTARSAADILGIQPNTAILFYRKIRLVISHHLALEADQVFEGTIELDESYFGGKRKGKRGRGAAGKVVVFGILKRGGKVYTVVVNNARKESLFPVITRKITPDSVVYTDCLSSYDVLDVSGFHHHRINHSKKFADRHNHINGIENFWNQAKRVLRKYNGIDRKSFPLFLKECEFRFNFGTPKQQLKTLRLWCGV, from the coding sequence ATGAAGATAACCCACTGTAAGTTAAAGAAGAGTCTGCAAAGAAAACTGCTTGAATATTTTGTATTGGAGGTAACCGCACGTTCTGCTGCCGATATCTTGGGTATTCAGCCCAATACGGCTATTCTCTTCTACCGTAAAATCCGTCTTGTTATCAGCCATCATTTGGCTTTGGAAGCAGATCAGGTTTTTGAGGGCACTATAGAATTGGATGAGAGCTATTTCGGCGGTAAGCGTAAAGGAAAGCGCGGTAGGGGAGCAGCAGGTAAAGTGGTGGTTTTCGGTATCCTTAAACGTGGAGGTAAGGTTTATACGGTTGTAGTGAATAATGCCCGAAAGGAAAGTTTATTTCCTGTTATTACAAGGAAAATTACACCTGATAGCGTAGTTTATACGGACTGCCTGAGCAGTTACGACGTGTTGGATGTCAGCGGTTTTCACCATCACAGGATTAATCACAGCAAAAAGTTTGCCGACCGACACAACCATATCAACGGCATTGAGAATTTTTGGAATCAGGCGAAACGTGTCTTGCGCAAATACAACGGAATTGACCGAAAATCTTTTCCTCTGTTCTTGAAAGAATGTGAGTTTCGTTTTAACTTCGGGACACCAAAGCAGCAGTTAAAAACTTTGCGGCTTTGGTGTGGTGTTTAG
- a CDS encoding ferredoxin--NADP reductase has protein sequence MAASPEAKYTQETVLWIKHHTPKLMTFAITRPEAYRFSAGQFSRLGFRDGEGFIWRAYSVVSAEYADTLEYFAVLIEGGPMSAKLAEMKEGDTVLLDKNATGFLLPERFPDGKDLVMLCTGSGIAPFLSILEQPEIWQRFDRLALAHSVSYGNELIFNDRIAALAEHPLIEEHFHKLHFVPVVTRETTDGALGKRLPELLKNGELAASLDMQFTPADTRFMICGNPAMVKDTFQALLDMGFAMHRNRIPGQIMMENGF, from the coding sequence ATGGCCGCATCACCCGAAGCCAAATATACGCAAGAAACCGTATTATGGATCAAGCACCACACACCCAAATTAATGACATTCGCCATCACCCGCCCCGAAGCCTACCGCTTTTCCGCAGGCCAGTTTTCACGGCTGGGCTTTCGTGACGGCGAAGGCTTTATCTGGCGCGCCTATTCCGTTGTTTCCGCCGAATACGCCGACACCCTCGAATACTTCGCCGTATTGATAGAAGGCGGCCCCATGTCGGCCAAATTGGCAGAAATGAAAGAAGGCGATACCGTGTTGCTCGACAAAAACGCCACCGGCTTTCTGTTGCCCGAGCGTTTTCCCGACGGCAAAGATTTGGTAATGCTCTGCACCGGCTCCGGCATCGCACCGTTTTTATCCATTTTGGAACAACCCGAAATCTGGCAACGCTTCGACCGCCTCGCCCTCGCGCATTCCGTTTCTTACGGCAACGAACTGATTTTCAACGACCGCATTGCCGCCCTTGCCGAACACCCGCTGATTGAAGAGCATTTCCACAAACTGCATTTCGTACCCGTCGTAACCCGCGAAACCACCGACGGCGCACTCGGCAAACGCCTTCCCGAACTGTTAAAAAACGGCGAACTCGCCGCCTCACTCGATATGCAGTTCACCCCCGCCGACACCCGCTTTATGATCTGCGGCAACCCCGCCATGGTAAAAGACACCTTCCAAGCCCTGCTCGATATGGGCTTCGCCATGCACCGCAACCGCATTCCGGGGCAAATCATGATGGAAAACGGGTTTTAA
- the ettA gene encoding energy-dependent translational throttle protein EttA, translating into MMSQYVYSMLRVSKVVPPQKTIIKDISLSFFPGAKIGLLGLNGAGKSTVLRIMAGVDKEFEGEAVPMSGIKIGYLPQEPELDPEKTVREEVESGLGEVAAAQKRLEEVYAAYADPDADFDALAEEQGRLEAIIAAGSSSGGGMEHELEIAADALRLPEWDAKIGNLSGGEKRRVALCKLLLSKPDMLLLDEPTNHLDAESVEWLEQFLVRFPGTVVAVTHDRYFLDNAAEWILELDRGHGIPWKGNYSSWLEQKEKRLENEAKTEAARLKAMKQELEWVRQNAKGRQAKSKARLARFEEMSNYEYQKRNETQEIFIPVAERLGNEVIEFVNVGKSFGDKLLIDDLSFKVPPGAIVGIIGPNGAGKSTLFKMIAGKEQPDSGEVKIGQTVKMSLIDQSREGLQNDKTVFDNIAEGRDILQVGQFEIPARAYLGRFNFKGSDQSKIAGNLSGGERGRLHLAKTLLSGGNVLLLDEPSNDLDVETLRALEDALLEFAGSVMVISHDRWFLDRIATHILAAEGDSKWVFFDGNYQEYEADKKRRLGEEGAKPKRIRYKPVTR; encoded by the coding sequence ATTATGAGCCAATACGTTTATTCCATGCTGCGCGTGAGCAAAGTGGTGCCGCCGCAAAAGACTATTATCAAAGATATTTCCTTGTCGTTTTTCCCGGGCGCGAAAATCGGCCTGCTCGGTTTGAACGGCGCGGGCAAATCCACCGTGTTGCGCATTATGGCGGGCGTGGATAAAGAGTTTGAAGGCGAAGCCGTGCCGATGAGCGGCATCAAAATCGGCTATCTGCCGCAAGAACCGGAACTCGACCCCGAAAAAACCGTGCGCGAAGAAGTGGAAAGCGGTTTGGGCGAAGTAGCGGCCGCGCAGAAGCGTTTGGAAGAAGTGTATGCCGCCTATGCCGACCCCGATGCCGATTTTGATGCGTTGGCCGAAGAACAAGGCCGCTTGGAAGCGATTATCGCCGCAGGTTCTTCAAGCGGCGGCGGTATGGAGCATGAATTGGAAATTGCCGCCGATGCGCTGCGCCTGCCCGAATGGGATGCCAAAATCGGCAATCTTTCCGGTGGTGAAAAACGCCGCGTGGCCTTGTGCAAGCTGTTGTTGAGTAAGCCGGATATGCTGCTTTTGGACGAGCCGACCAACCACTTGGATGCCGAATCGGTGGAGTGGCTGGAGCAGTTTTTGGTGCGCTTCCCCGGCACCGTGGTGGCCGTTACCCACGACCGTTATTTCTTGGACAACGCCGCCGAATGGATTCTCGAGCTTGACCGCGGCCACGGCATTCCGTGGAAAGGCAATTACTCTTCTTGGCTGGAGCAGAAAGAAAAACGCTTGGAAAACGAGGCTAAAACCGAAGCCGCCCGCCTGAAAGCCATGAAGCAGGAATTAGAATGGGTGCGCCAAAATGCCAAAGGCCGCCAAGCCAAATCCAAAGCGCGTTTGGCCCGCTTTGAAGAAATGTCTAACTACGAATACCAAAAACGCAATGAAACGCAGGAAATCTTTATTCCCGTGGCCGAGCGTTTGGGTAACGAAGTGATTGAGTTTGTGAACGTGGGCAAGTCGTTCGGCGACAAACTCTTAATCGACGATTTGAGCTTTAAAGTGCCGCCCGGCGCGATTGTCGGCATCATCGGCCCCAACGGTGCGGGCAAATCGACCCTGTTCAAAATGATTGCAGGCAAAGAGCAGCCGGACAGCGGCGAAGTGAAAATCGGCCAAACCGTGAAAATGTCGCTGATTGACCAAAGCCGCGAAGGTTTGCAAAACGACAAAACCGTGTTCGACAACATCGCCGAAGGCCGCGATATTCTGCAAGTCGGCCAGTTTGAAATCCCCGCCCGCGCTTACTTGGGCCGTTTCAACTTCAAAGGCAGCGACCAAAGCAAGATTGCCGGCAACCTTTCCGGCGGCGAACGCGGCCGCCTGCATTTGGCGAAAACCCTGTTGAGCGGCGGCAACGTGCTGCTGCTGGACGAACCGTCGAACGACTTAGACGTGGAAACCCTGCGTGCGCTGGAAGATGCTTTGCTGGAATTTGCCGGCAGCGTGATGGTGATTTCGCACGACCGCTGGTTCCTCGACCGTATCGCCACCCATATTTTGGCCGCGGAAGGCGATTCGAAATGGGTGTTCTTTGACGGCAACTATCAGGAATACGAAGCCGATAAAAAACGACGTTTGGGTGAAGAAGGCGCGAAGCCGAAACGGATTCGCTATAAACCGGTAACACGTTGA
- a CDS encoding type II toxin-antitoxin system HicB family antitoxin produces MNNVMEINGHKAIIQYDPETELLRGEFIGLNGGADFYADNVADLHKEGAASLAVFLDVCKEKGIEPYKRYSGRFNVRVSPETHAAAAAAAAAQNISLNEWVNRAISQSAHA; encoded by the coding sequence ATGAACAATGTAATGGAAATCAACGGCCATAAAGCCATTATTCAATACGACCCTGAAACCGAGTTGCTGCGTGGCGAGTTTATCGGCCTCAACGGCGGGGCGGATTTTTACGCCGATAACGTGGCAGACTTGCACAAAGAGGGCGCGGCCAGTTTGGCGGTTTTTCTCGATGTGTGCAAAGAAAAAGGCATTGAGCCGTATAAACGGTATTCAGGCCGCTTTAATGTGCGGGTAAGCCCTGAAACCCATGCAGCCGCGGCAGCGGCGGCGGCAGCGCAAAATATCAGCCTGAATGAATGGGTCAACCGTGCAATCAGCCAATCCGCCCATGCCTGA
- a CDS encoding type IV pilin protein: MTANLRQPLKNTRLREAHTALIKNAQMMEQFYQQHRSFKLNSTTWPPLPETATGHFCIRPQGVARGAHDDKFTLKAVAFDKNNEPRVLKINESLIAIVCESSASSCSDENHFFKGKSADKDCRIYSN; the protein is encoded by the coding sequence ATGACTGCTAATCTACGTCAGCCCCTTAAAAATACCCGCCTTCGCGAAGCTCACACCGCCCTAATAAAAAATGCCCAAATGATGGAGCAATTTTACCAGCAGCACCGTTCGTTTAAATTGAATTCAACAACTTGGCCGCCATTACCCGAAACCGCTACCGGCCATTTCTGTATCCGTCCGCAAGGTGTCGCGCGTGGCGCACACGACGACAAATTTACTTTGAAAGCGGTTGCCTTTGATAAAAACAACGAACCGCGTGTATTAAAAATCAACGAATCTTTGATTGCCATAGTGTGCGAATCCAGCGCCAGCAGCTGCTCGGATGAAAATCATTTTTTCAAAGGCAAGTCCGCCGATAAAGACTGCCGGATTTACAGCAACTAA
- the uvrA gene encoding excinuclease ABC subunit UvrA: protein MSKHDNDTIRIRGARTHNLKNVDLDIPRHKLVVVTGLSGSGKSSLAFDTLYAEGQRRYVESLSAYARQFLQMMDKPDVDLIEGLSPAISIEQKSTSHNPRSTVGTVTEIHDYLRLLYARVGTPHCPEHDLPLSSQTVSQMVDAVLKLPEDTRVMILAPAVRERKGEFVDFFADLQAQGFARVRVDGEVYQLDEVPKLEKNIKHNIDVVIDRVKVKADIKQRLAESFETALRHGGERALALEMDSGEEHWFSAQFACPVCSYSLPELEPRLFSFNNPVGACPTCDGLGNMNFFDPERVVMHPELSLAAGAIKGWDKRNQFYFQMIQSLAAHYGFDVDTPFEGLPEKVKKVILHGSGKDVIDFRYLSEKGTTFNRSHAFEGIIPNLERRFRETDSNTVREELLQYQSHKACPSCGGARLRKEARYVYVGKQPLHEISAWPLTQTHQFFETLDLEGNKKQIAEKILKEITERLGFLINVGLDYLNLSRSAETLSGGEAQRIRLASQIGSGLTGVMYVLDEPSIGLHQRDNDRLLATLKRLRDLGNSVIVVEHDEDAIREADFVIDMGPGAGEHGGNVIIADTPDKVAACTDSVTGQYLSGKKAIAVPSERTPVNPERMLVLKGARGNNLKNVTLELPLGLITCITGVSGSGKSTLINDTLAKITARELNRAHEEPAPYDDITGLEHLDKVINVDQSPIGRTPRSNPATYTGLFTPIRELFAGVPLARERGYNVGRFSFNVKGGRCEACQGDGVIKVEMHFLPDVYVPCEVCHGKRYNRETLEVQYKGKNISQVLDMTVEEAREFFDAVPTVSRKLQTLMDVGLGYIRLGQSATTLSGGEAQRVKLALELSKRDTGRTLYILDEPTTGLHFADIALLLEVIGRLKGKGNSIVIIEHNLDVIKTADYIVDLGPEGGDGGGRIIASGSPEEVVKVEGSYTGKYLRVILNT, encoded by the coding sequence ATGAGCAAGCACGACAACGACACCATCCGCATCCGCGGCGCACGCACCCATAATCTGAAAAACGTCGATCTCGACATCCCCCGCCACAAGCTCGTGGTGGTAACGGGTTTGTCGGGCAGCGGCAAATCCTCGCTCGCGTTCGACACGCTTTATGCCGAAGGCCAGCGCCGTTATGTGGAAAGCCTTTCGGCCTATGCACGCCAGTTTTTGCAGATGATGGATAAGCCCGATGTCGATTTGATCGAAGGCTTGTCGCCCGCGATTTCGATCGAACAAAAATCCACCAGCCACAACCCACGCTCCACCGTCGGCACCGTAACCGAAATCCACGACTATCTGCGCCTTCTGTATGCCCGCGTCGGCACGCCGCATTGCCCCGAACACGATTTGCCCTTGAGCAGCCAAACCGTGTCGCAAATGGTGGATGCCGTCTTAAAACTGCCCGAAGACACGCGCGTGATGATCCTCGCCCCCGCCGTGCGCGAACGCAAAGGCGAGTTTGTTGATTTCTTTGCCGACTTGCAGGCGCAAGGCTTTGCCCGCGTGCGCGTGGACGGCGAAGTCTATCAGCTCGACGAAGTGCCCAAGCTCGAAAAAAATATCAAGCACAATATCGACGTGGTCATCGACCGTGTAAAAGTGAAAGCCGACATCAAACAGCGGCTGGCCGAAAGTTTTGAAACCGCCCTGCGCCACGGCGGCGAACGTGCGCTGGCATTGGAAATGGACAGCGGCGAAGAACATTGGTTTTCCGCCCAATTCGCCTGCCCCGTGTGTTCATACAGCCTGCCCGAACTCGAACCGCGCCTGTTTTCCTTCAACAACCCCGTCGGTGCCTGCCCTACTTGCGACGGCTTGGGCAATATGAACTTCTTCGACCCCGAGCGCGTGGTCATGCACCCCGAGCTTTCCCTAGCCGCCGGTGCGATTAAAGGCTGGGACAAACGCAACCAGTTTTACTTTCAAATGATTCAATCGCTGGCCGCACATTACGGCTTCGATGTCGATACCCCCTTTGAAGGGCTGCCTGAAAAAGTAAAAAAAGTGATTTTGCACGGCTCCGGCAAAGACGTTATCGACTTCCGCTACCTTTCCGAAAAAGGCACCACCTTCAACCGCAGCCACGCTTTTGAAGGCATCATCCCCAATCTCGAACGCCGTTTCCGCGAAACCGATTCCAACACCGTGCGCGAAGAGTTGCTGCAATATCAAAGCCATAAAGCCTGCCCCAGTTGCGGCGGCGCACGTTTGCGCAAAGAAGCGCGTTATGTTTATGTGGGCAAACAGCCGTTGCACGAAATCTCGGCATGGCCGCTCACCCAAACGCACCAATTCTTTGAAACTCTTGATTTGGAAGGCAACAAAAAGCAGATTGCCGAAAAAATCCTCAAAGAAATCACCGAGCGTTTGGGCTTTCTGATTAACGTCGGCCTCGACTATCTGAACCTCAGCCGCAGCGCCGAAACCCTTTCCGGCGGCGAAGCCCAGCGCATCCGCCTCGCCAGCCAAATCGGCAGCGGCTTAACCGGCGTGATGTACGTTTTGGACGAACCCTCCATCGGCCTGCACCAGCGCGACAACGACCGCCTGCTCGCCACCCTCAAACGCCTGCGCGACCTCGGCAACAGCGTGATCGTGGTCGAACACGACGAAGATGCCATCCGCGAAGCCGATTTCGTGATCGACATGGGCCCCGGCGCGGGCGAACACGGCGGCAACGTTATCATCGCCGACACCCCCGATAAAGTCGCCGCCTGCACCGATTCCGTTACCGGCCAATACCTCAGCGGCAAAAAAGCCATCGCCGTGCCGTCTGAAAGAACGCCTGTCAACCCCGAAAGAATGCTGGTGCTTAAAGGCGCCCGCGGCAATAATCTCAAAAACGTTACCCTCGAACTGCCTTTGGGTTTGATTACCTGCATTACCGGCGTATCCGGCAGCGGCAAATCCACCCTGATTAACGACACCCTCGCCAAAATCACCGCCCGCGAACTCAACCGCGCTCACGAAGAACCCGCGCCCTACGACGACATCACCGGCCTCGAACACCTCGACAAAGTCATCAACGTCGACCAATCCCCCATCGGCCGCACACCCCGCTCCAACCCCGCCACCTACACCGGCCTCTTCACCCCCATCCGCGAACTCTTCGCCGGCGTACCGCTTGCCCGCGAACGCGGCTACAACGTCGGCCGCTTCTCCTTCAACGTCAAAGGCGGCCGCTGCGAAGCCTGCCAAGGCGACGGCGTAATCAAAGTAGAAATGCACTTCCTGCCCGACGTATATGTACCCTGCGAAGTGTGCCACGGCAAACGCTATAACCGCGAAACCCTCGAAGTGCAATACAAAGGCAAAAACATCAGCCAAGTGCTCGACATGACCGTAGAAGAAGCCCGCGAATTCTTCGACGCCGTGCCCACCGTATCCCGCAAACTGCAAACCCTGATGGACGTAGGCCTAGGCTACATCCGCCTCGGCCAATCCGCCACCACCCTCTCCGGCGGCGAAGCCCAGCGCGTCAAACTCGCCCTCGAACTCTCCAAACGTGACACCGGCCGCACCCTCTACATCCTCGACGAACCCACCACCGGCCTGCACTTCGCCGACATTGCCTTACTGCTGGAAGTAATAGGCCGCCTAAAAGGCAAAGGCAACTCGATTGTGATTATCGAGCATAATTTGGATGTGATTAAAACCGCGGATTATATTGTGGACTTGGGGCCGGAAGGGGGAGATGGCGGGGGGAGGATTATTGCTTCAGGTAGCCCGGAAGAAGTGGTTAAGGTTGAGGGGAGTTATACGGGGAAGTATTTGAGGGTAATTTTGAATACTTGA